A window from Candidatus Rickettsiella viridis encodes these proteins:
- a CDS encoding MFS transporter codes for MKTQNGASITNKKFLPWIVCFSAALFFFYEFIQMNMFNAISADLMRAFSLHATELGKLSAYYFYANLLFLPIAGALLDRFSTRLIILSALLLCVIGITGFATTHSFVLACIFRFMSGIGSAFCFLSSIRLASRWFPSRQMALVSGLIVTMAMMGGMVAQTPLTLLAQSLGWRHTLLLDAGLGLFIFTIIFSFVQDCPPELKQEQKASQTELSDLGLVKSWRLAYLNPQNLLCGLYTSLTNLPIALLGAIWGSLFLQQTAHFSATEASLAPSLLFLGTIIGGPVMGWLSDRMRKRVRLMVMGTIISLLLTLIIICLPALLSLTTVLFLFFALGFFTSSQVLSYPLVAESNTKSLTATSVSVVSFFAIGGYAVFQSLFGWLMDYNWHGSLANQIRVYSVNDYHRALLILPIGFCIALLATFLMRDPNKAKLD; via the coding sequence ATGAAAACTCAGAATGGTGCTTCTATAACCAATAAAAAATTTCTGCCTTGGATTGTCTGTTTTTCTGCGGCACTTTTCTTTTTTTATGAATTTATTCAGATGAATATGTTCAATGCCATCAGTGCTGATTTGATGCGCGCTTTTTCATTGCATGCAACGGAATTGGGAAAACTATCTGCCTATTATTTTTATGCTAATTTGCTTTTTTTACCGATTGCTGGTGCGTTATTAGACCGATTTTCTACGCGCTTAATTATTCTGTCAGCTTTGTTGTTGTGTGTGATAGGGATCACAGGTTTCGCAACTACACATTCCTTTGTTTTAGCGTGTATCTTCCGATTTATGAGCGGAATTGGTAGTGCATTTTGTTTTTTAAGTAGTATCCGTTTAGCGTCGCGTTGGTTTCCATCAAGGCAAATGGCATTAGTCAGTGGCTTAATTGTAACAATGGCTATGATGGGAGGAATGGTAGCCCAAACACCGCTGACCTTATTAGCGCAATCTTTGGGGTGGCGTCATACCTTGTTGCTGGATGCTGGCTTAGGGTTATTTATTTTTACTATTATTTTTTCCTTTGTGCAGGATTGCCCTCCGGAATTGAAACAAGAGCAAAAAGCTTCACAGACTGAATTATCCGATTTAGGTCTGGTGAAGAGCTGGCGTTTGGCTTATTTAAATCCACAAAATCTGCTTTGTGGACTTTATACCTCTTTAACAAATTTACCTATTGCATTGCTAGGTGCTATTTGGGGTAGTTTATTTTTACAGCAAACCGCGCATTTTTCAGCAACGGAAGCGTCATTAGCACCAAGTTTACTGTTTTTAGGCACGATCATTGGTGGTCCTGTTATGGGTTGGCTTTCCGATAGAATGAGAAAACGCGTAAGACTGATGGTGATGGGTACAATTATCTCACTGTTATTGACACTGATAATTATATGCCTTCCAGCTTTGCTTTCTTTAACCACTGTCTTATTCTTATTTTTTGCATTAGGTTTTTTTACCAGCAGCCAAGTGTTAAGTTATCCTTTAGTGGCTGAAAGCAATACCAAGAGTTTGACGGCAACGTCCGTTAGCGTAGTATCCTTTTTTGCTATTGGTGGTTATGCGGTTTTCCAATCCTTATTTGGTTGGTTAATGGATTATAATTGGCACGGCTCTTTAGCCAATCAGATAAGAGTGTATAGCGTTAATGATTATCACCGTGCTTTACTCATTTTGCCGATTGGTTTTTGCATTGCTTTATTAGCTACTTTTTTAATGAGAGACCCTAATAAGGCAAAGTTAGACTAG
- a CDS encoding TusE/DsrC/DsvC family sulfur relay protein has protein sequence MGLLINGEEVLTDEYGYLIHSSDWHENIATVIAEEEAITLVKDHWHVIYLLRNFYQQYHKTPPIRILVNQLAVQIGSEKANSLYLNNLFPKGVLKQASKLAGLPRPARCM, from the coding sequence ATGGGTTTACTAATCAATGGCGAAGAAGTGTTGACTGACGAATATGGTTATCTCATTCATTCCTCAGATTGGCATGAAAATATAGCGACGGTTATTGCAGAAGAAGAAGCAATAACACTCGTTAAAGACCATTGGCACGTCATTTATCTTTTACGAAATTTCTATCAACAATACCACAAGACACCCCCCATACGAATCTTAGTCAACCAATTAGCGGTACAAATTGGATCTGAAAAAGCAAATAGTCTTTATCTTAATAATCTTTTCCCCAAAGGCGTACTAAAGCAAGCGAGCAAGCTGGCAGGATTGCCGCGGCCCGCACGCTGTATGTAA
- a CDS encoding thioredoxin family protein, with amino-acid sequence MALTPSNMLALGTKAPNFELLDTKSGNVCSLTSLKSAKATVIMFICNHCPYVKHIQTELIRLAADYQAKGIAFIAISSNDVENYPEDAPQEMAKLAKQLNYPFPYLYDETQSTAKNYQAACTPDFFVFDKDLHCVYRGQLDDSTPNNKIPVTGKALRAALDNILMDKPVGSEQKPSIGCNIKWKH; translated from the coding sequence ATGGCATTAACGCCTTCTAACATGCTAGCGCTTGGAACAAAAGCGCCTAATTTTGAATTATTAGATACAAAGAGTGGCAACGTCTGTAGTTTAACATCACTCAAATCAGCAAAAGCAACTGTGATTATGTTTATTTGTAATCATTGTCCTTATGTTAAACACATACAAACCGAGCTAATTCGATTAGCCGCGGATTATCAAGCAAAAGGAATTGCCTTTATTGCTATTAGTTCCAATGATGTAGAAAATTATCCTGAAGATGCGCCCCAAGAAATGGCTAAATTAGCAAAGCAGTTAAACTATCCTTTTCCTTATCTTTATGATGAAACGCAAAGCACCGCAAAAAATTATCAAGCCGCTTGTACACCCGACTTTTTTGTTTTTGATAAAGATTTACACTGTGTTTATCGCGGTCAGCTAGATGACTCCACCCCAAACAACAAAATTCCAGTTACAGGCAAAGCCCTACGCGCTGCTTTAGATAATATTTTAATGGACAAACCAGTGGGTTCTGAGCAAAAGCCTAGCATCGGCTGTAATATTAAATGGAAGCACTAG
- the metK gene encoding methionine adenosyltransferase, with translation MDNYMTFTSESVSEGHPDKIADQISDAILDAILAQDKDARVACETLVKTGMVLVAGEITTTAWVDVEHIVRETVKEIGYNSSSMGFDWESCAVMSAIGKQSPDIAQGVDKADQGAGDQGMMFGYASNETDVLMPAPITYAHRLMERQAALRKDKTLNWLRPDAKSQVTLKYQGGKPVAAETIVLSTQHAPDISYEKLCEAIIEEIIKPVFPAEWLKNTVYHINPTGRFVIGGPLGDTGLTGRKIIVDTYGGMARHGGGCFSGKDPSKVDRSAAYAARYVTKNIVAAGLADRCELQVSYAIGIAEPTSININTFGTGKLPDKDIVELIQQHFDLRPQGIIKMLDLLRPIYKPTAAYGHFGRENTEYFPWEKTDKARLLCSALKKVVHT, from the coding sequence ATGGATAATTACATGACGTTTACTTCTGAATCCGTATCTGAAGGGCATCCTGATAAGATAGCGGATCAAATCTCTGATGCAATTCTCGATGCTATCTTAGCGCAAGATAAAGATGCGCGTGTCGCCTGTGAAACCCTTGTTAAAACTGGAATGGTTTTAGTAGCCGGGGAAATAACAACCACGGCATGGGTAGATGTTGAGCACATCGTTAGGGAAACGGTAAAAGAGATAGGTTATAACAGCTCTTCGATGGGTTTCGATTGGGAGTCTTGTGCGGTTATGTCAGCGATTGGCAAGCAATCGCCGGATATTGCTCAAGGCGTTGATAAGGCTGATCAGGGGGCAGGTGACCAGGGTATGATGTTTGGGTATGCCAGTAATGAAACAGATGTTCTCATGCCAGCACCGATTACCTATGCGCATAGGCTGATGGAGCGGCAAGCCGCATTGCGAAAAGACAAAACCTTAAATTGGTTACGACCCGATGCAAAAAGTCAGGTTACATTAAAATATCAAGGAGGAAAGCCTGTTGCTGCAGAAACGATAGTGCTTTCTACACAGCATGCGCCTGATATTTCCTATGAAAAATTATGCGAAGCGATCATTGAAGAAATTATTAAACCCGTGTTTCCAGCCGAATGGTTAAAAAACACGGTCTATCATATCAATCCCACCGGTCGTTTTGTTATTGGGGGACCTTTAGGCGATACCGGTTTGACGGGTCGTAAAATTATTGTAGATACCTACGGTGGTATGGCACGTCATGGTGGCGGGTGTTTTTCAGGTAAGGATCCCAGTAAAGTCGATCGATCGGCCGCGTATGCAGCACGTTATGTTACAAAAAATATTGTGGCGGCAGGGTTAGCGGATCGTTGTGAGTTACAGGTTTCCTATGCTATTGGTATTGCCGAACCAACATCCATTAATATCAATACATTTGGCACCGGTAAATTGCCTGATAAGGATATTGTTGAACTTATTCAGCAACATTTTGATCTCCGACCGCAAGGCATTATTAAAATGCTTGATTTGTTAAGACCGATTTATAAACCAACCGCCGCGTATGGCCATTTTGGTCGAGAAAATACTGAATATTTTCCTTGGGAAAAAACAGATAAAGCAAGGTTATTGTGTTCAGCACTTAAGAAGGTAGTTCACACATGA
- a CDS encoding MFS transporter — MSSLKQVFPIAFSKYQPWLVCLSAALFFFYEFIQMGMFNSISQELMQDFSINASQLGFLSATYFYADVIFLLFAGILVDRISIRTIILIAMVMVVLATILFAFSHSFQLAAFSHFISGIGNAFCFISCIKLATRWFSSQRLAFVIGVIITIAMLGGVVAQTPFALLVQWLGWRETVLVNAGVGAVITLIVYLFVRDYPKHQTPEVMIEKNAVPASIKKSLLTVLFNKQNGLGGIYTCLLNLPIILLGELWGVMYLTQVHHLLKTEASLVATMVFVGTIIGSPFVGWFSDAIGKRRLPMIVGAMLSLLVLLCIMFLPNLNFFMLLVLFLLLGIFTSTQIISYPLIAESNPRHLTGTSTGLASVLIMGGGAVFQPLFGWLMDLHWDQALNHGVAMYSPSNYLNGLAIMPIAFVVSIIAACLLRETHCQPYSRENL; from the coding sequence ATGTCCAGTCTAAAACAAGTTTTTCCTATTGCTTTTTCTAAATATCAGCCTTGGCTGGTTTGCCTTTCTGCCGCGCTCTTTTTCTTTTACGAATTTATCCAAATGGGTATGTTTAACTCCATTAGCCAGGAGCTTATGCAAGATTTCTCCATTAATGCGAGTCAATTAGGCTTTTTGTCGGCCACCTATTTTTATGCAGACGTTATTTTTCTGCTATTCGCAGGCATTTTAGTCGACCGGATATCTATACGGACCATTATATTAATTGCGATGGTCATGGTGGTTTTAGCCACGATTCTATTTGCCTTTAGCCATTCTTTTCAACTAGCCGCATTTAGCCACTTTATTTCAGGCATTGGTAATGCTTTTTGTTTTATAAGCTGTATTAAACTGGCCACACGTTGGTTCTCCTCCCAGCGGTTGGCGTTCGTCATCGGGGTTATCATTACGATTGCGATGTTGGGTGGTGTGGTGGCACAAACCCCTTTTGCTCTTTTAGTGCAATGGTTAGGTTGGCGTGAGACAGTCCTGGTTAATGCGGGTGTAGGAGCGGTCATTACCTTAATTGTTTATCTATTTGTTCGCGACTATCCTAAGCACCAAACACCGGAGGTCATGATCGAAAAAAACGCTGTGCCAGCTTCTATAAAGAAGAGTCTTTTGACGGTGCTCTTCAATAAACAGAATGGATTAGGGGGAATATATACCTGTCTGTTAAACCTACCGATTATTTTACTGGGGGAGCTTTGGGGCGTGATGTATTTAACCCAAGTTCACCATCTTTTAAAGACTGAGGCATCGCTTGTTGCCACCATGGTTTTTGTGGGGACTATTATAGGCTCACCGTTTGTAGGGTGGTTTTCTGATGCAATTGGTAAACGACGGCTACCGATGATTGTTGGTGCTATGCTTTCTTTGTTGGTATTGCTTTGTATTATGTTTTTACCAAATTTAAACTTCTTTATGTTACTGGTTTTATTTTTATTACTCGGTATTTTTACCAGCACACAGATTATTAGTTACCCGTTAATTGCCGAAAGTAATCCTAGGCATTTAACGGGGACTTCCACAGGTTTAGCGTCGGTTCTAATTATGGGAGGGGGTGCCGTATTTCAACCCTTGTTTGGTTGGCTAATGGATTTGCATTGGGATCAGGCGTTAAATCATGGCGTAGCGATGTATTCACCCAGCAATTATCTTAATGGCTTGGCTATTATGCCGATTGCTTTTGTAGTGAGTATTATTGCCGCTTGCCTTTTACGTGAAACACATTGTCAACCTTACTCTCGAGAAAACCTATGA
- a CDS encoding thymidine kinase — protein MAKLYFYYSAMNAGKSTTLLQASYNYQERGMETLLLSPQVDTRYKVGTVFSRIGLEAASHSFAKNDNLFEFVVETLKKTKNLQCVLVDEAQFLTKAQVFQLSDIVDRLNIPVLTYGLRSDFCGEPFEGSLYLLILADKMGEIKTICHCGSKATMNMRIDSEHRKVTQGEQLEIGGNERYIAVCRKHFKLGETAKLEFSPPSS, from the coding sequence ATGGCTAAACTTTACTTCTATTATTCGGCTATGAATGCGGGCAAGAGTACTACTCTACTGCAAGCCAGTTACAATTACCAAGAACGTGGTATGGAAACTTTATTGCTTTCTCCCCAGGTCGATACTCGTTATAAAGTAGGAACTGTTTTTTCACGTATAGGTTTAGAAGCCGCCAGTCATTCTTTTGCAAAAAATGATAATTTATTTGAATTTGTAGTAGAGACATTAAAAAAAACTAAGAATTTACAGTGTGTTTTAGTTGATGAGGCGCAATTTTTAACAAAAGCACAAGTATTTCAGTTAAGTGATATTGTGGACAGATTAAATATTCCTGTTTTAACCTATGGTTTACGTAGTGATTTTTGTGGTGAACCTTTTGAAGGGAGCTTATATTTACTGATCTTGGCGGATAAGATGGGTGAAATAAAAACAATTTGCCACTGTGGATCTAAAGCGACGATGAATATGCGGATTGATTCTGAGCATCGTAAAGTGACTCAGGGGGAGCAGCTGGAGATTGGAGGCAATGAGCGTTACATCGCCGTGTGTAGAAAACATTTCAAATTAGGTGAAACAGCGAAGCTTGAGTTTAGTCCACCATCCAGTTAA